A genome region from Carassius auratus strain Wakin unplaced genomic scaffold, ASM336829v1 scaf_tig00216985, whole genome shotgun sequence includes the following:
- the LOC113099643 gene encoding failed axon connections homolog, with product MNHDLIYSSISCHKRTIAYCQWVDNVQETQRMLDLPGPFSDLLKWILCQLTGGIVKREMYCHGIGCFTKEEVYSLMEKDMRTLATLLGDKKYIMGPKLSSVDATVFGHLAQAMWTLPGTRPEQLIKGELINLAMYCERIRRKFWPEWFVDLEDFCYDSDNDTSSGTPSCMLDLGLFSRTDTLEESDLSLLSHSNTHSQDSDHSGRSLSDSDIEADGSDVEQQVKGQVK from the exons ATGAATCATGACCTAATTTATTCATCTATTTCTTGTCACAAAAGGACCATTGCATACTGTCAGTGGGTGGATAATGTTCAAGAGACTCAAAGGATGCTGGACCTTCCCGGGCCCTTCAGTGACCTGCTGAAGTGGATCCTGTGTCAGCTGACTGGCGGCATTGTAAAGAGGGAGATGTACTGTCACGGCATTGGCTGCTTTACTAAGGAAGAAGTTTACAGCCTCATGGAGAAGGACATGCGCACACTGGCCACACTGTTAG GGGATAAGAAGTACATCATGGGTCCCAAGCTGTCCAGTGTGGATGCCACAGTGTTCGGTCACCTTGCACAAGCCATGTGGACACTACCTGGCACACGGCCCGAGCAGCTCATTAAAG GAGAACTGATCAACCTCGCCATGTACTGTGAGCGCATACGGAGGAAGTTCTGGCCCGAGTGGTTTGTGGACTTAGAGGACTTCTGTTACGACAGCGACAATGACACCAGCAGCGGGACGCCCAGCTGCATGCTGGACCTTGGTCTATTTTCCAGGACAGACACTTTAGAGGAAAGCGATCTTAGCCtcctttcacacagtaatacacACTCGCAAGACTCTGACCACTCCGGACGCTCGCTCTCAGACTCTGACATTGAAGCAGATGGCTCGGATGTGGAGCAGCAGGTCAAGGGTCAAGTCAAATAA